One Lentimicrobiaceae bacterium genomic window carries:
- the lnt gene encoding apolipoprotein N-acyltransferase → MNRRLLLLMPVISGLLLASAWPARGFPPFLFIGLVPLLFIEDHLLKNRQKHGTFYVFFSVFPAFTIWNALTTWWIYNSTLFGAVVATLVNAICMSLVFWLFHFIRRNLKNPEHGYLSLIFIWISFEFLHHHWDLNWPWMSLGNGFSAWPSWMQWYEYTGMFGGSLWILLVNILVFKMLKKWMEGSYRKWPVRQSLEIAAVVIVPAIVSITMYYTYTEKYAPVDVVVVQPNIDPYEEQYELPAIQVIENASKLAETKADSLTDFIVFPESMVQPDWSSGQMIWENDIDGNPTILYFRERLISKFPKAGLVVGYSTYRSYAEGEPVSKTAREFRNGGGYYDAFNTALLIRKTPDLQRTHKSKLTPGVELMPFPWLLKPLGDFALDLGGTVGQLGIDAERTPLTINDTLKIAPVICYESAYGEFVAGFVRNGANMIFVITNDGWWGNTAGHRQHMLFSSVRAVETRRSIARSANTGTSCFVNQRGDVFQATKYWEPAAIRQKLNANDKVTFYVKYGDYIARASVLGMILFLLIAISHRLQRRRGV, encoded by the coding sequence ATGAACAGACGTCTGCTTTTACTTATGCCGGTTATCTCTGGTTTGCTGCTGGCAAGTGCCTGGCCAGCCCGCGGGTTTCCTCCTTTTCTGTTTATCGGTCTTGTGCCTTTGCTTTTTATTGAAGATCATTTGTTGAAAAACAGGCAAAAGCACGGAACATTTTATGTTTTTTTCAGCGTTTTCCCTGCTTTTACTATCTGGAACGCACTGACAACGTGGTGGATATATAATTCTACCCTGTTTGGTGCAGTAGTGGCAACATTGGTTAATGCTATTTGTATGTCGCTGGTTTTCTGGTTATTTCATTTTATACGGCGCAACCTTAAAAATCCTGAGCATGGTTATCTGAGCCTGATTTTTATTTGGATTTCATTCGAGTTTTTGCATCATCACTGGGATTTAAACTGGCCATGGATGAGTTTGGGTAACGGTTTTTCGGCATGGCCTTCGTGGATGCAGTGGTATGAGTATACGGGTATGTTTGGCGGCTCTTTGTGGATATTGCTTGTCAATATTTTGGTATTTAAAATGTTGAAAAAGTGGATGGAAGGTTCTTACCGGAAATGGCCTGTCAGACAATCACTTGAAATTGCCGCTGTTGTTATTGTTCCTGCAATCGTATCTATTACCATGTATTACACCTACACCGAAAAGTATGCTCCGGTTGATGTAGTGGTAGTGCAGCCTAACATCGACCCGTATGAAGAGCAATATGAGCTGCCTGCCATTCAGGTCATCGAAAATGCCTCAAAACTGGCTGAAACTAAAGCCGATAGCCTCACCGATTTTATTGTTTTTCCTGAATCCATGGTGCAGCCCGACTGGTCATCCGGACAGATGATATGGGAAAACGACATTGACGGCAATCCGACAATTCTATACTTTCGCGAGCGTTTGATTAGCAAATTTCCTAAAGCAGGACTGGTGGTTGGCTATTCAACCTACCGCTCTTATGCCGAAGGTGAGCCTGTGAGTAAAACTGCCCGTGAATTTCGCAATGGCGGGGGGTATTATGATGCTTTTAATACAGCGCTGCTCATTCGCAAAACACCTGATTTACAACGTACGCATAAATCAAAACTTACACCAGGTGTTGAACTTATGCCTTTCCCCTGGCTACTGAAGCCTTTGGGTGATTTTGCCCTTGATCTCGGCGGAACCGTTGGCCAGTTGGGGATTGATGCTGAACGCACGCCTCTCACTATCAACGATACGTTAAAAATTGCTCCTGTTATCTGTTACGAATCGGCCTATGGCGAATTTGTGGCCGGTTTTGTCCGCAACGGTGCCAATATGATTTTTGTGATAACCAACGACGGCTGGTGGGGAAACACGGCAGGTCACCGGCAGCACATGCTGTTCTCATCAGTAAGAGCTGTTGAAACGCGCCGCAGCATTGCCCGCTCGGCCAATACGGGCACCTCCTGTTTTGTAAACCAGCGGGGCGATGTGTTTCAGGCTACAAAGTACTGGGAGCCGGCCGCAATCCGTCAGAAATTGAACGCCAACGATAAAGTGACCTTCTATGTAAAGTACGGTGATTATATTGCCCGTGCATCGGTGCTGGGGATGATTTTATTCCTGCTGATTGCCATAAGCCACAGATTGCAAAGAAGAAGAGGGGTGTAG
- a CDS encoding acyl-CoA dehydrogenase yields the protein MNFEFTEEQLMIQQSAREYAQRELIKDVIERDTHAIYPTEHVKALSELGFMGMLVDPKYDGGGMDTVSYVLAMEEISKVDSSVSVIMSVNNSLVCYGIEKFGSEDQKEKFLKPLARGEKIGAFLLSEPEAGSDATSQRTTAEDKGDHYLLNGTKNWITNGHTAGTYLVIAQTHPEKGHKGINVLIVDRHSPGITVGPHEDKMGMRSSDTHSVMFNDVKVPRENRIGEDGFGFKFAMKTLEGGRIGIAAQALGIASGAFERSVKYAKERKAFGTEIANHQSVAFKLADMAVKIENARNLCLKAAWLKDQGKPYGYASAMAKYYSAEIAMEVTTQAVQIHGGYGYVKEYHVERLMREAKLTQIYEGTSEIQQIVISRQLLNEF from the coding sequence ATGAACTTTGAGTTTACCGAAGAACAGCTGATGATTCAGCAATCCGCCCGTGAATATGCACAGCGCGAACTGATTAAAGATGTAATAGAGCGCGATACTCATGCCATTTATCCGACCGAACACGTTAAAGCGTTGTCGGAACTGGGTTTTATGGGTATGCTTGTCGATCCGAAATACGATGGCGGTGGGATGGATACAGTCTCTTACGTTTTGGCCATGGAGGAGATTTCCAAGGTGGATTCATCGGTCAGCGTAATTATGTCGGTGAATAATTCGCTGGTTTGTTATGGTATTGAAAAGTTTGGCTCGGAAGACCAGAAAGAAAAATTTTTAAAGCCACTAGCCAGGGGCGAAAAAATTGGCGCTTTTCTTCTGTCAGAACCCGAAGCTGGTTCTGATGCTACTTCGCAGCGTACCACGGCCGAAGACAAAGGCGATCATTATTTGCTGAATGGCACAAAAAACTGGATAACCAATGGCCATACAGCCGGCACTTACCTTGTGATTGCACAAACCCATCCTGAAAAAGGACATAAAGGAATTAATGTGTTGATTGTAGACCGGCATTCGCCCGGCATTACCGTGGGGCCTCATGAAGATAAAATGGGAATGCGCAGTTCTGATACTCATTCGGTTATGTTCAACGATGTGAAAGTGCCCAGGGAAAACCGCATTGGCGAAGATGGATTTGGATTTAAGTTTGCCATGAAAACCCTTGAAGGAGGACGCATTGGAATTGCGGCCCAGGCTTTGGGTATTGCATCAGGGGCTTTTGAAAGATCTGTGAAGTATGCCAAGGAGAGGAAAGCTTTCGGAACCGAAATTGCCAACCATCAGTCAGTTGCATTTAAGCTGGCCGATATGGCGGTTAAGATTGAAAATGCGCGAAACCTCTGCCTGAAAGCTGCCTGGCTGAAAGATCAGGGAAAGCCCTACGGATATGCCAGTGCCATGGCAAAATATTATTCAGCTGAAATTGCAATGGAAGTTACTACACAGGCGGTGCAGATTCATGGTGGTTATGGTTATGTGAAGGAATATCATGTGGAGCGCCTGATGCGTGAAGCAAAACTCACCCAGATTTACGAAGGCACTTCCGAAATCCAGCAGATAGTAATTTCAAGGCAGTTGCTGAATGAATTTTAA
- a CDS encoding PKD domain-containing protein — protein sequence MKKLLTTWVMVLALFAYAAAQQPFMVLSGMVTHQENGSPMAGQPMFIVIDSLNSPGYFNQVTTNESGFYTDSIPYASIATQGLIMVYTYDCNGSIISASAAFYPGIQQIVLDFNICGNSSSSCVSAFRFIPASNDMLTFSFIDESSTAPGASIDNWFWNFGDGNTSTEQNPTHTYIEQGLYNTCLYISSNDSACSSSFCIPVEAGFILPDSCVNFFSYYPDSAGALTFEGWALNVQTDAWTWDFGDGTTGSGQVVTHLYTDPNTIYHVCLTTTGTNGDSLQCTAISCQDVFIYNPSPCENYFEAISNDGSTFNFAGYLLSGAEADYFWDFGDGSSANGQQVSHTFQNADFPYNVCLTTVAGALLNDSCVATTCQLIFTGGGNPGCEAIMSATSDSTGYVYYFADLTPGEHNFRMWDFGDGMQSTEANPVHMYASPGIYIACLTIGDSLSNCWDQTCQEIWIDLIQPGCEASFMAFPADSLPTSLNYQFINTSAPGYTSQLWSFGDGLSSTEANPMHTYATEGVYTVCLTIHDSTGMCQSSYCMEIYAGEMPGNNSLSGIVLAGNIPASEGIVLLIGANNAYTDFTVIDSAGFYNFGGIPAGSYYLYAMLIPGSNGSIEYLPTYYTNSLTWQGATIVTTGEPNAWYPISLVTYTNWNQGDASITGTINWAGSFKSGGTPAADVEIVLFNSNGQPVACTFSDNEGMFAFHNLPLGEYTVHAEMTGKNTETTMITLIEGAANASVSFVVSSTEIYALGASEPELPGLQAGNPYPNPAGETLYLDVMNPVSANAIVEILDLQGRIVVNEKLELNTGNERINVAVGSLKKGAYILRVSTEGREPIQRKFVK from the coding sequence ATGAAAAAACTACTCACTACCTGGGTAATGGTACTGGCTTTGTTTGCATATGCGGCAGCCCAACAGCCATTTATGGTACTATCGGGAATGGTTACCCATCAGGAAAACGGATCTCCCATGGCTGGCCAACCCATGTTTATTGTCATCGACAGCCTCAATTCGCCGGGTTATTTTAATCAGGTAACCACCAATGAATCGGGATTTTACACTGACTCAATCCCCTATGCTTCCATAGCCACTCAAGGTCTAATCATGGTTTATACCTATGATTGCAATGGTAGCATTATATCCGCTTCAGCGGCATTTTATCCGGGCATTCAGCAAATAGTACTCGATTTTAATATTTGTGGAAATTCTTCATCATCATGTGTTTCTGCTTTCAGATTTATTCCCGCTTCAAACGATATGCTCACCTTCAGTTTTATTGATGAAAGCAGCACAGCTCCGGGAGCATCAATCGATAACTGGTTCTGGAATTTTGGCGACGGGAACACTTCAACAGAGCAAAATCCTACCCACACTTACATTGAACAGGGATTATACAATACCTGCCTGTACATCAGCAGCAACGACAGTGCCTGCAGCAGCAGCTTTTGTATACCTGTTGAAGCAGGATTTATATTGCCCGATTCATGTGTAAACTTTTTCTCCTACTATCCTGACTCTGCAGGTGCTTTAACTTTTGAGGGTTGGGCATTGAATGTTCAAACCGATGCATGGACATGGGATTTTGGCGATGGCACAACCGGCAGCGGTCAGGTAGTTACACATTTATATACAGACCCCAACACCATTTATCATGTTTGCCTGACAACCACTGGAACCAACGGCGACAGCCTGCAATGTACAGCCATTTCATGTCAGGATGTTTTTATTTATAATCCTTCACCCTGCGAAAATTACTTTGAAGCTATCAGCAACGATGGAAGTACTTTCAACTTTGCCGGATACCTTCTTTCGGGGGCAGAAGCAGACTATTTCTGGGATTTTGGCGATGGTTCATCAGCAAATGGCCAACAGGTTAGTCATACATTCCAGAATGCAGACTTCCCTTACAATGTTTGTCTTACGACTGTTGCTGGTGCTCTATTGAATGACTCGTGCGTGGCAACCACCTGCCAGCTGATTTTTACCGGCGGAGGAAATCCGGGGTGCGAAGCCATCATGTCAGCCACTTCTGATTCAACTGGTTATGTTTACTATTTTGCAGATCTTACACCTGGTGAACACAATTTCAGAATGTGGGATTTTGGAGATGGAATGCAGTCAACTGAAGCCAATCCGGTTCACATGTATGCAAGCCCGGGCATTTATATAGCCTGTTTAACAATCGGCGATAGCCTGAGCAATTGCTGGGATCAAACCTGCCAGGAAATCTGGATAGATTTAATTCAGCCTGGTTGTGAGGCCTCTTTTATGGCATTCCCGGCCGATTCATTGCCTACTTCACTTAACTACCAGTTTATCAACACCTCGGCGCCAGGTTATACCAGTCAGCTGTGGTCATTTGGCGATGGTTTATCATCAACTGAAGCCAATCCAATGCATACTTATGCCACTGAAGGTGTTTATACCGTTTGCCTTACCATTCATGATTCGACAGGCATGTGTCAGAGTTCCTATTGCATGGAAATATATGCGGGTGAAATGCCCGGCAACAATTCCCTGTCAGGTATAGTACTGGCAGGAAACATTCCGGCTTCAGAGGGAATTGTACTTTTAATCGGTGCCAATAATGCATACACCGACTTTACTGTAATTGATTCAGCCGGCTTTTATAACTTTGGCGGCATCCCTGCCGGGTCATACTACTTGTATGCGATGTTGATTCCGGGTTCAAACGGTTCAATTGAATATCTGCCAACCTACTACACAAACTCACTTACCTGGCAGGGAGCAACCATTGTTACCACCGGTGAACCCAATGCATGGTATCCCATCAGTTTGGTTACTTATACGAACTGGAATCAGGGTGATGCCAGTATTACCGGCACCATTAACTGGGCGGGTTCGTTTAAATCGGGAGGCACACCGGCTGCTGATGTTGAAATTGTTCTTTTCAACAGTAACGGACAGCCCGTAGCCTGCACTTTCTCCGATAACGAGGGAATGTTTGCATTCCATAACCTGCCTTTGGGTGAATATACCGTACATGCTGAAATGACCGGCAAGAATACAGAAACAACAATGATAACTCTGATTGAAGGAGCCGCCAATGCAAGTGTAAGCTTCGTGGTTTCTTCAACCGAAATTTATGCACTTGGGGCCAGTGAACCTGAATTGCCGGGTCTTCAGGCCGGAAATCCTTACCCGAATCCTGCAGGGGAAACACTTTATCTTGATGTGATGAATCCCGTATCAGCAAATGCCATCGTTGAAATTCTGGATTTGCAGGGCCGGATTGTTGTCAACGAAAAACTGGAACTAAACACTGGCAATGAACGTATAAATGTAGCCGTTGGTTCGCTTAAAAAGGGCGCTTATATACTCAGAGTCAGCACTGAAGGCCGCGAACCAATTCAACGTAAATTTGTAAAATAG
- a CDS encoding GNAT family N-acetyltransferase, with amino-acid sequence MNQLEMKTTHKEQIIRQASQAETEQIMLEWADSEGWNPGLYDSESFYSADPHGFFIGFLDDKPVSCISVVKYNPGFAFLGFYIVRPEFRGCGYGYEIWEKAIAYAGSANIGLDGVVDQQENYKKSGFSLAYRNIRYKGKSEKNTFKSNHINPINQQNFPAILQYDAKIFPAVRQQFLKKWLFQPESHAYTFVEHNQIKGYIVLRRCRSGYKTGPLFANSPEIAESLLHYALNQLATGTDFYIDVPEYNHEALNMVAKTGMQKVFETARMYTGRFPETESEKVYSVTSFELG; translated from the coding sequence ATGAATCAGCTGGAGATGAAAACAACACATAAAGAACAGATAATCAGGCAGGCAAGCCAAGCTGAAACAGAACAGATCATGTTGGAGTGGGCTGACAGTGAGGGCTGGAATCCAGGTCTTTATGACTCCGAAAGCTTTTATTCAGCAGACCCTCATGGTTTCTTCATCGGGTTTTTAGATGATAAGCCTGTTTCCTGTATCTCTGTAGTAAAATACAACCCCGGTTTTGCATTTCTGGGTTTCTACATAGTTCGGCCCGAATTCAGGGGTTGCGGTTATGGCTATGAGATTTGGGAAAAAGCCATCGCGTATGCCGGTTCAGCAAATATCGGCCTCGATGGCGTGGTTGACCAGCAGGAAAATTACAAAAAATCGGGATTCAGCTTAGCTTACAGAAACATCCGTTACAAAGGGAAAAGTGAAAAAAATACCTTTAAAAGCAATCATATAAATCCAATCAATCAGCAAAATTTCCCAGCCATTCTGCAATATGATGCAAAAATATTTCCGGCTGTGAGGCAGCAGTTTTTAAAAAAGTGGCTGTTTCAACCCGAAAGCCACGCATATACTTTTGTTGAGCATAACCAAATCAAGGGATATATTGTATTGCGCAGATGCAGATCGGGATATAAAACAGGCCCTCTGTTTGCCAACTCACCTGAAATAGCCGAAAGCCTTTTGCATTATGCACTCAACCAGCTGGCGACCGGAACCGATTTTTATATTGATGTGCCGGAATATAACCACGAGGCCCTGAATATGGTTGCAAAAACTGGCATGCAGAAGGTTTTTGAAACCGCAAGAATGTACACAGGCCGTTTCCCCGAAACTGAATCAGAAAAGGTTTACAGCGTTACAAGTTTTGAATTGGGATAA
- a CDS encoding PKD domain-containing protein codes for MKKLRNILSLTLLSLISTFVSAQQTVFIEGFVLSIENGSPVSYKEVIIGTEDGSQPTISTTDTNGYYAVQFHYNTSDTATNLMVMVFDCNEQPVIRTFPTDSAFQIRADFEICTIATNCLAGFHYFYDPLNPQLVYFANMSYPVSNTTTWFWDFGDGTDSPEFEETHEFQQAGVYTVCLTMTDSLNNCVNTYCEDILIDSTGSCHADFTWNTADFATEFNNISTGSPDQYFWDFGDSTFSTQSNPVHIWPQSGYFPVCLTILNSNTQCESTTCYTISVNDSIAVCQANYTYENLQDLTVAFTNLSTGNFDQTIWDFGDGSPFSNETHPVHTWQQAGTYQVCLVIISNYTNCQDVICKNIMVGDTIAGCQANFNFHLDSIPGNVNHYWFNDASEGNNISSWFWDFGNGMISFAQNPEVTFSESGSYEVCLTISGQDPGGFCTSTICKTITTPAYSHLGGQIFAGNFPINNPVNTGDTALVSLYRKSGNHLCQVASGYFHEYGYYYFLDVPEGQYIVHAALTKTSSAFNNYIPAYSGETPFWQEAQIVQLSGIDLFEANLHMQQLPDNVYGSGSIHGNLVCIDNSITDLSNRLVFLKTAGNVAGMTYTDINGTFSFANLAYGNYTIVAEIAGFFSSSLPVSLSENNMNALLQQVEISASGIYGIEEIEENSHLKLAVSPNPATDQITIYLGTLRAETCNLKIVSASGSVVSELSIRLQPGDNSLSYNTQNLTSGLYLIMCTTEIPGDYSTVRLLKK; via the coding sequence ATGAAGAAACTTAGGAATATACTGTCTCTGACATTGCTTTCACTCATTTCAACATTTGTGTCGGCACAACAAACCGTTTTTATTGAAGGATTTGTTTTATCGATTGAAAACGGCTCACCGGTATCGTACAAAGAGGTGATTATCGGAACTGAAGATGGTTCACAGCCCACCATATCCACAACAGACACCAACGGATATTACGCCGTGCAGTTTCACTACAACACCAGCGATACCGCAACCAATCTGATGGTGATGGTGTTCGATTGCAATGAACAACCTGTAATCCGCACATTTCCGACCGACAGTGCCTTTCAGATACGGGCCGATTTTGAAATCTGTACCATCGCAACAAACTGCCTGGCTGGTTTTCATTATTTTTATGATCCACTTAACCCTCAACTGGTTTACTTTGCCAATATGAGTTATCCGGTGAGCAATACCACCACATGGTTTTGGGATTTTGGCGACGGAACAGATTCCCCTGAATTTGAAGAAACACATGAATTTCAACAAGCAGGGGTTTATACAGTATGTTTAACTATGACCGACAGTCTGAACAATTGCGTCAACACCTACTGTGAAGATATACTGATTGACTCTACAGGAAGCTGCCATGCTGATTTTACCTGGAACACGGCTGATTTTGCAACTGAATTCAACAATATTTCCACAGGCTCGCCTGATCAATACTTCTGGGATTTTGGTGACAGTACCTTTTCTACACAATCCAACCCGGTACATATTTGGCCGCAGTCGGGCTATTTTCCGGTATGCTTAACCATTCTGAACAGCAACACCCAATGCGAAAGCACCACGTGCTACACCATATCTGTTAACGACAGCATTGCTGTTTGCCAGGCCAATTACACTTATGAAAACCTGCAGGATTTAACAGTTGCTTTCACCAATCTTTCAACCGGCAACTTTGATCAGACCATCTGGGATTTTGGTGATGGCTCCCCTTTTTCAAATGAAACACACCCTGTTCACACCTGGCAGCAGGCCGGCACTTATCAGGTTTGCCTCGTCATCATCAGCAATTACACCAATTGTCAGGATGTTATTTGCAAAAATATCATGGTAGGTGATACCATCGCTGGCTGCCAGGCAAACTTCAATTTCCATTTAGATTCAATTCCCGGAAATGTGAATCATTACTGGTTTAACGATGCGTCTGAAGGAAATAACATCAGCAGCTGGTTTTGGGATTTTGGCAATGGCATGATTTCATTTGCTCAAAACCCTGAAGTAACTTTCAGCGAAAGTGGAAGTTACGAAGTTTGCCTGACCATCAGCGGGCAGGACCCTGGCGGCTTTTGCACAAGCACCATATGCAAAACCATCACCACACCGGCCTATAGCCATCTGGGAGGCCAGATATTTGCAGGAAATTTTCCTATAAACAACCCTGTCAATACAGGCGATACAGCACTGGTAAGTTTGTACAGAAAATCGGGAAATCATCTCTGCCAGGTTGCCTCGGGTTATTTTCATGAATACGGGTACTACTACTTTCTTGATGTGCCTGAAGGCCAATATATAGTACATGCAGCTTTAACAAAAACATCCAGCGCCTTTAACAATTATATTCCGGCTTATTCAGGTGAAACGCCATTCTGGCAGGAAGCACAAATCGTTCAGCTTTCAGGAATCGACTTGTTTGAAGCAAATCTGCATATGCAGCAGCTGCCTGATAATGTTTACGGCAGCGGAAGTATTCATGGAAACCTGGTTTGTATAGACAATTCAATCACCGATTTGAGCAACAGGCTCGTTTTTCTGAAAACGGCAGGAAATGTGGCCGGTATGACCTATACCGATATAAACGGCACATTCTCATTTGCAAATTTAGCATATGGCAATTACACCATCGTTGCCGAAATAGCCGGATTTTTCAGTAGTTCACTTCCGGTATCCTTATCGGAAAACAACATGAATGCATTGCTTCAACAAGTGGAGATTTCGGCATCGGGCATTTATGGCATTGAGGAAATTGAAGAAAACAGCCATCTGAAACTGGCTGTTTCGCCCAACCCCGCTACAGATCAAATTACCATTTACCTTGGCACACTGAGAGCTGAAACCTGCAATCTGAAAATTGTTTCGGCAAGCGGCTCAGTCGTTTCAGAACTCAGCATCAGGCTTCAGCCTGGTGACAACAGCCTCAGCTATAACACCCAAAATCTCACCTCCGGATTATATTTAATCATGTGTACCACTGAAATCCCCGGAGATTACTCAACCGTTCGTTTACTGAAAAAATAA
- a CDS encoding sigma-70 family RNA polymerase sigma factor has product MRNDDKLVKDCLSGNKQAQYELYQRFSGVLFGICLRYTRNRAEAEDLLQEAFIKIFTKLESFEFKGSLEGWLKRLVINQAINFRRDNLKHLFVNSYAEPPEPSPEEETTSFFDAAIPKEKLLQMVQSLPDGYRLVFNMYVFENLPHQQIGEMLEISENTSKTQLMKARKKLRAMVQAEMATQNISVKS; this is encoded by the coding sequence ATGCGGAATGACGACAAATTAGTAAAAGACTGTTTATCAGGTAATAAACAGGCACAGTACGAATTGTACCAACGGTTTTCGGGGGTACTTTTTGGTATTTGTCTTCGTTACACCCGCAACCGGGCCGAGGCGGAAGACCTGTTGCAGGAAGCATTTATAAAAATATTTACAAAACTGGAATCTTTTGAATTTAAAGGCTCACTGGAAGGCTGGTTAAAAAGACTGGTGATAAACCAGGCGATCAATTTCAGGCGTGATAACCTGAAGCACTTATTTGTGAACAGCTACGCCGAGCCGCCGGAACCTTCGCCTGAGGAAGAAACGACTTCCTTTTTTGATGCAGCAATCCCAAAGGAGAAGTTGTTGCAGATGGTTCAATCGCTACCCGATGGTTACCGCCTGGTTTTTAATATGTATGTCTTTGAAAACCTGCCTCACCAGCAAATTGGCGAAATGCTTGAAATCAGTGAAAACACCTCAAAAACACAGCTGATGAAGGCCAGGAAAAAATTAAGAGCAATGGTTCAAGCCGAAATGGCCACCCAAAATATAAGCGTGAAGTCATGA
- a CDS encoding T9SS type A sorting domain-containing protein, whose product MKHNSLFITTLLFLFFLQAVKAQETFLKKYISPDDTHIYSIIETDDNHLIFCGVIWPNPGSGAEIGTMMRISNNGEFVSAKTYDLVNGNSRFAELINSPLTTGRYFLAGYEDSVSSHKTFNKVFIHTIDNQMNIVERRNYGMWSESANSPWDFEIVGDTTAYILSFFKYHTSPRENYSLIKADLLSDSFVFYKPDDSIYRAPSSLIIDEINELVKVNYCVFNLTMYPWNPVANISYDLTNVEVVMPDNDFFSQTKIGKKDDSTYLLSGAFIEDVGVQRDLGVAEYNLQDSLLRQIRFPGGADSTTYPGAGRKNILVTSDYIWVMGWYNTLESGFPCQMEQTFIVLNKLNFNLDLQEQLFYGGDGMYWPRDIIETSDHHIVVAGEVLDNLTVPFDCHFDPFVLKVNAEGLIVSTDNPDQPIAQEAIVFPNPGSDYLQVKLAIQHKSAQIQLFDIGGRLVLETDLTSDLQRVETSQLGPGTFIYRITVSNRIIGSGSG is encoded by the coding sequence ATGAAACACAACTCTTTGTTCATTACAACGCTATTATTTCTCTTTTTTTTACAAGCGGTCAAGGCTCAGGAAACATTTTTAAAGAAATATATTTCACCTGATGATACACACATATACAGTATTATAGAAACTGACGACAACCATCTGATTTTTTGTGGTGTTATATGGCCTAATCCCGGTAGTGGAGCAGAAATTGGGACGATGATGAGAATTTCCAATAATGGTGAATTCGTTAGCGCCAAAACCTATGATTTGGTAAATGGAAATTCGCGTTTTGCAGAATTAATAAATTCTCCATTAACAACAGGACGCTACTTTTTAGCGGGTTATGAAGACTCAGTGTCCAGCCATAAAACATTCAATAAAGTATTTATTCATACCATTGATAATCAAATGAATATTGTAGAAAGGCGAAACTATGGTATGTGGTCGGAAAGTGCAAATTCTCCCTGGGATTTTGAAATAGTTGGTGATACCACTGCTTATATTTTATCTTTTTTCAAATACCATACATCACCGAGAGAAAACTACTCATTAATTAAGGCTGACCTATTGAGTGACAGTTTCGTTTTTTACAAGCCGGATGACAGTATTTACAGAGCTCCTTCAAGCCTTATAATAGACGAAATCAATGAGTTGGTAAAAGTCAATTACTGTGTATTTAACCTTACAATGTACCCATGGAACCCGGTTGCGAATATAAGTTATGATTTAACAAACGTTGAAGTCGTTATGCCAGATAATGATTTCTTTTCTCAAACAAAAATTGGTAAAAAAGACGATTCGACATATCTATTGTCAGGTGCCTTTATAGAAGATGTAGGCGTTCAAAGAGATTTGGGCGTTGCAGAATATAATTTGCAGGATTCACTTCTTCGACAAATAAGGTTTCCTGGTGGTGCTGATTCTACAACATACCCGGGAGCTGGCAGGAAAAATATACTTGTTACATCTGATTATATCTGGGTAATGGGATGGTACAATACGCTTGAATCTGGTTTCCCATGTCAAATGGAACAAACTTTTATTGTTTTAAACAAATTGAATTTCAACCTCGATCTCCAGGAACAGTTATTTTATGGTGGAGATGGAATGTACTGGCCCCGGGATATTATTGAAACCAGCGATCACCATATCGTGGTAGCCGGTGAGGTTTTAGATAATCTGACTGTTCCATTTGATTGCCATTTTGATCCTTTTGTTTTGAAAGTCAATGCTGAAGGCTTAATCGTAAGCACTGATAATCCTGACCAACCGATAGCGCAGGAAGCGATCGTATTTCCTAATCCGGGTAGCGATTACCTTCAGGTAAAACTGGCTATTCAGCATAAGTCAGCCCAGATTCAACTGTTTGACATTGGAGGTCGCCTGGTGCTTGAAACTGACCTTACCAGTGATTTGCAAAGAGTTGAAACCAGCCAGCTTGGCCCCGGCACGTTTATTTACCGCATTACTGTTTCAAACCGGATTATTGGCAGCGGAAGTGGGTGA